A window of the Henckelia pumila isolate YLH828 chromosome 3, ASM3356847v2, whole genome shotgun sequence genome harbors these coding sequences:
- the LOC140888611 gene encoding uncharacterized protein, which translates to MDLSIEKDYEWTFMSDKQKGLIQVFNEIFPNADHRFCVRHLHSNFKNAGFRGQAFKCALWKCAMATTVNGFGRNMKEMRDLDECEADWFNDKTPNQWSRSHFTDFSKCDMLLNNGCESFNSSILEARDKPILSMCEWIIEYLMKRMQVNRDTAEQRWTGSFCPKIQKVIDQNFAELGDGILIKSDNFHYQVSCHDGRQYSVDLKNGTCGCRNWDLSGIPCKHALSAIDAQRLDYYEFTHKCYRVDYYRMVYAPTIMPIKGRDEWNPTDQIPPMPPNVGRSAERPKKERRRERDEVEERGKKEKEEKC; encoded by the coding sequence ATGGATTTGAGTATTGAGAAGGATTATGAGTGGACATTTATgtcagataaacaaaagggGTTAATACAAgtctttaatgaaatttttcCTAATGCTGATCATAGGTTTTGTGTTAGACACCTTCATTCCAATTTCAAAAATGCTGGGTTTCGAGGTCAAGCTTTTAAATGTGCTTTATGGAAATGTGCTATGGCCACAACAGTTAATGGATTTGGAAGGAATATGAAAGAAATGAGGGATCTCGATGAATGTGAAGCAGATTGGTTTAATGATAAGACACCGAACCAATGGAGTAGGTCACACTTTACTGACTTTTCAAAATGTGACATGCTACTCAACAATGGATGTGAATCTTTCAACAGCAGTATCTTGGAGGCAAgggacaagccaatattatcAATGTGCGAGTGGATAATTGAATATCTAATGAAAAGGATGCAAGTTAATAGGGATACGGCTGAGCAGCGATGGACAGGTTCTTTTTGTCCCAAAATTCAGAAAGTGATAGACCAAAACTTTGCCGAACTTGGAGATGGTATTTTGATTAAGTCTGATAATTTTCATTACCAAGTTTCTTGTCACGATGGGAGACAATATAGTGTTGATTTAAAAAATGGAACATGTGGCTGTAGAAATTGGGATCTTAGTGGAATCCCTTGCAAGCATGCCTTAAGTGCCATTGATGCACAACGTTTAGATTACTATGAGTTCACACATAAGTGCTATAGGGTGGATTATTACAGGATGGTGTATGCCCCTACAATCATGCCAATAAAGGGGCGGGATGAATGGAATCCAACTGACCAAATTCCTCCAATGCCACCAAATGTTGGAAGATCTGCCGAGAGGCCTAAAAAAGAAAGGAGGAGAGAAAGAGATGAAGTTGAAGAGAgggggaaaaaagaaaaagaggaaAAGTGCTGA
- the LOC140892067 gene encoding prefoldin subunit 4 has translation MQQAGGSSGSEVEVTWEDQQNINKFGRLNNRLHELDDEIRTAKETNENLEDASNELILTDEETVRFQIGEVFAHVPKEDVEDRIEKMKEVTSNNLEKLEAEKELIIKQMAELKRILYGKFKDSINLEED, from the exons ATGCAGCAG GCTGGTGGATCTTCAGGGTCAGAAGTCGAGGTGACCTGGGAAGATCAGCAGAACATCAACAAGTTTGGGAGATTGAACAATCGGCTTCATGAGTTAGACGATGAAATCAGGACTGCCAAG GAAACAAATGAAAATCTCGAGGATGCAAGCAATGAGTTGATTCTCACTGATGAGGAGACTGTGCGATTCCAAATAGGGGAGGTTTTTGCGCATGTACCCAAAGAAGATGTCGAGGACAGAATTGAGAAGATGAAAGAGGTGACCAGCAACAACTTGGAGAAACTAGAGGCAGAGAAGGAACTTATAATCAAACAAATGGCCGAGTTGAAGAGGATTTTGTATGGGAAGTTTAAGGATTCTATCAATCTCGAGGAGGATTGA
- the LOC140887400 gene encoding light-inducible protein CPRF2-like, with translation MDRVFSVDDIADHFWSPHPPPTSLHDEEPHHHHTAAASSSSETMRMNRSHSEWALQRFLQEAAAPDHTAAPNPKDDEVIEIKSNKSLDGIPNPNIPVDSEEYQTFLKSRLELACAAVALTRATNGKAQESATAGGYNSSQTFNASQPGSHVNREAGGQDSSKPCDKEDGGPVGAPTPSSKSKKAQVKSTSSGSSGEQSDDDEADGETETTQNMDPTDAKRVRRMLSNRESARRSRRRKQAHLTELETQVGQLRVENSSLLKRLTDISQKYNEAAVDNRVLKADVETLRAKVKMAEETVKRVTGLNPLFHGMSEISSMGMQSFVSSPSDTSADAAVPVQDDPKPHYYQAPPNNHLTTAQDHRIQSGSIDIPVVENSRQGAAEAAGASKIGRSVSMQRVASLEHLQKRIRGGGASSSGTQGTVEK, from the exons ATGGATAGGGTGTTTTCCGTGGATGACATAGCTGACCACTTCTGGTCGCCCCACCCGCCGCCGACTTCCCTCCACGATGAGGAGCCCCACCACCACCACACCGCCGCCGCGTCATCCTCATCGGAGACGATGCGGATGAATCGCAGCCATTCCGAATGGGCGCTCCAGCGATTCCTGCAGGAGGCCGCCGCGCCTGATCACACCGCTGCCCCCAATCCGAAAGACGACGAAGTTATCGAGATCAAATCGAATAAGAGTTTGGACGGGATCCCGAATCCCAATATTCCCGTTGATTCGGAGGAGTATCAGACATTTCTTAAAAGTCGCCTCGAGCTGGCGTGCGCCGCCGTAGCTTTGACTCGG gCCACTAATGGCAAGGCTCAAGAATCTGCAACGGCAGGAGGTTACAACAGTTCTCAGACTTTTAATGCATCACAACCGGGTTCTCATGTTAATCGTGAAG CGGGTGGACAAGATTCTTCAAAGCCATGTGACAAGGAAGACGGTGGACCAGTTGGCGCACCTACCCCATCTTCAAAGTCTAAGAAAGCCCAGGTTAAGTCAACAAGTAGTGGATCTTCGGGGGAACAATCAGATGATGATGAAGCCGATGGAGAAACTGAAACAACTCAGAATATGGATCCTACCGATGCAAAGCGCGTAAGAAG AATGCTTTCAAACCGAGAATCAGCTAGACGCTCAAGAAGGAGGAAGCAGGCCCATTTGACTGAGCTGGAGACACAA GTTGGTCAGTTACGAGTTGAAAACTCCTCGTTGCTGAAACGCCTCACAGATATTAGCCAGAAGTATAATGAAGCAGCTGTGGACAACAGAGTTCTGAAGGCTGACGTCGAGACTTTGAGGGCAAAG GTGAAAATGGCTGAAGAGACCGTTAAAAGAGTTACTGGATTGAATCCACTTTTCCATGGCATGTCTGAAATTTCTTCAATGGGCATGCAGTCTTTTGTGAGTAGCCCTTCTGACACATCAGCTGATGCGGCTGTACCAGTGCAAGATGATCCAAAACCGCACTATTATCAAGCACCTCCAAATAATCATTTAACAACAGCTCAAGATCACAGAATTCAAAGCGGTTCGATAGATATTCCTGTGGTGGAGAATTCACGACAGGGTGCAGCAGAAGCAGCTGGGGCAAGCAAGATTGGAAGAAGTGTTTCTATGCAGAGAGTGGCTAGCTTGGAACATCTGCAGAAGCGAATTCGTGGGGGAGGAGCCAGTTCATCTGGAACTCAGGGCACTGTAGAGAAGTGA